Proteins from one Desulfonema limicola genomic window:
- a CDS encoding ABC transporter substrate-binding protein, with translation MKKINFKYILFFACLFLAVIEPLYAGQPKILILNSNSEIEKYKIVQEEFKKTISNPFRDVDLGDIDRQYNMLSELKEYKADIIYCIGAKACSFANKHFDSPLVFSSIINWQRMSLPSAAYGVSNELNARMPIFMFRSIFPKIKKIGILYSKEYTLQWFNETRAQANELEINILGMAVSKNRAVRGLNEIINDIDALWLIPDPLVISEKKYLYEILDQCDKKKIPVFSYHNAFVNLGAVMSVSVDDPTIGRQAAGIVTELIAGETPSDKVQFPAGSNISLNLKKVKEYNLEYNRDALGLVNNILK, from the coding sequence GTGAAAAAGATAAATTTTAAATACATCCTTTTTTTTGCATGTTTATTTTTAGCAGTTATTGAGCCTCTATATGCAGGACAGCCAAAGATTTTAATATTAAATTCAAACAGTGAGATAGAAAAATATAAAATAGTTCAGGAAGAGTTTAAAAAAACAATATCTAATCCATTCAGGGATGTTGATCTTGGGGATATAGACAGGCAGTATAATATGCTCAGTGAATTAAAGGAGTATAAGGCTGACATTATATACTGCATAGGGGCAAAAGCCTGTTCTTTTGCAAATAAACACTTTGATTCGCCCCTTGTTTTTTCATCAATAATTAACTGGCAGCGCATGTCCCTGCCTTCAGCAGCATATGGCGTATCAAATGAACTTAACGCCAGGATGCCTATTTTCATGTTTCGCTCTATTTTCCCGAAAATAAAAAAAATCGGTATTCTTTACAGTAAAGAATATACTCTCCAATGGTTTAATGAAACCAGGGCACAGGCAAATGAATTAGAGATTAATATTCTTGGCATGGCAGTTTCCAAAAACAGGGCTGTTCGCGGATTAAATGAAATAATCAACGATATTGATGCATTATGGCTGATTCCAGATCCCCTGGTAATTTCCGAGAAAAAATATTTATATGAAATACTGGATCAATGTGATAAAAAAAAGATTCCAGTATTTTCATATCACAATGCTTTTGTTAATTTAGGGGCTGTAATGAGTGTTTCTGTTGATGATCCTACAATCGGCAGACAGGCAGCCGGTATTGTTACAGAATTGATTGCAGGAGAAACACCTTCTGATAAAGTGCAGTTTCCTGCCGGTTCAAATATTTCCCTGAATTTAAAAAAAGTTAAAGAATATAATCTTGAATATAATCGTGATGCTCTGGGGCTGGTTAATAATATATTAAAATAA
- a CDS encoding AAA family ATPase, translating into MTTKKLPIGLSDFKELIENDYYYIDKTKYIKDIIKSSSKILLLPRPRRFGKTLNLSMLKYFFDKSLENHKELFKGLEIEKHDVFELHQGKYPVIFLTFKDVKHSQWEACFSSIKTAVKKEYSRHRYLLETDTLYPEDKTYFQDILSSELKETGCDQALYNLSEYLHRHYNEKVIILIDEYDTPIHAAYTYGYYNKLIEFIRNFLSAGLKDNSFLFKGVLTGILRVANESVFSGLNNLGVYTLLDKEFNTFFGFTEPETARVLKDYDLSNRFNEVSSWYNGYNFGGEIIYNPWSILQFTHRNPDFPAPYWVNTADTGMIDRLATGEGRELKEEIGQLLEGNTIIKPVYDSIVMKDLETGENLIWSFLLFSGYLKTVKNMDFETWELKVPNEEVRYIYRNMIRVWFDRKVRSASLEEMTKALQEGDIKLFEIMLRKVVIQVMSYHDLAGEPEKVYHALVLGMLVWMSFAYEIRSNRESGYGRYDIMMKPRDLKKHGIIIEFKMIDEEKTPEHTLKKAMEQIEKRKYAAELEAAGVKEIIKIAVAFKGKELWLEHKR; encoded by the coding sequence ATGACAACAAAAAAACTCCCAATAGGATTGTCGGATTTTAAAGAGTTGATAGAAAATGATTATTACTACATTGATAAAACAAAATATATCAAAGATATTATCAAATCCTCATCAAAAATACTCCTGCTGCCAAGACCCCGGCGCTTTGGCAAAACCTTAAACCTTAGTATGCTCAAATACTTTTTTGACAAAAGTCTGGAAAATCATAAAGAATTGTTCAAAGGATTAGAAATTGAAAAACACGATGTTTTTGAACTGCACCAGGGAAAATATCCTGTAATTTTCCTGACATTTAAAGACGTGAAACATTCCCAGTGGGAAGCATGTTTCAGCAGCATAAAAACGGCTGTAAAAAAAGAATATTCAAGGCACCGCTATCTCCTTGAAACAGATACTCTTTATCCTGAAGACAAAACCTATTTCCAGGATATTCTTTCATCAGAACTAAAAGAGACAGGCTGTGATCAGGCTTTATACAATTTAAGTGAATATCTCCACCGCCACTATAATGAAAAGGTTATTATTCTTATTGATGAATACGACACCCCCATCCATGCAGCCTACACTTATGGTTATTATAATAAACTGATTGAATTTATAAGAAACTTCCTCAGCGCAGGATTAAAAGACAATTCATTTTTATTTAAAGGAGTTTTAACCGGCATCCTCCGTGTTGCAAATGAATCCGTGTTTTCAGGCTTGAATAATCTCGGTGTTTATACACTTTTAGATAAGGAATTTAACACCTTTTTCGGATTTACAGAACCAGAGACAGCAAGAGTGCTGAAAGATTACGATCTGTCAAACAGGTTTAATGAAGTTTCCTCCTGGTATAACGGCTATAATTTCGGCGGGGAAATAATTTATAATCCCTGGTCAATTTTGCAGTTTACACACAGAAACCCTGATTTCCCTGCTCCATACTGGGTAAATACCGCAGACACGGGCATGATTGACCGGCTTGCAACAGGGGAAGGCAGGGAATTGAAAGAGGAAATAGGGCAGCTTCTTGAAGGAAACACCATAATAAAGCCGGTTTATGACAGCATTGTAATGAAAGACCTGGAAACAGGCGAAAACCTGATTTGGAGTTTCCTTCTTTTCAGCGGCTATCTAAAAACCGTAAAAAACATGGATTTTGAAACCTGGGAACTTAAAGTACCCAATGAGGAAGTGCGTTATATTTACAGGAATATGATACGGGTATGGTTTGACAGGAAGGTAAGATCAGCTTCTCTTGAAGAAATGACAAAAGCATTGCAGGAAGGCGATATAAAGCTGTTTGAAATCATGCTCCGTAAAGTCGTAATCCAGGTTATGAGCTATCACGATCTGGCTGGGGAACCTGAAAAGGTTTATCATGCACTTGTGCTTGGAATGCTTGTTTGGATGTCCTTTGCCTATGAAATCCGGTCAAACCGTGAATCTGGATACGGCAGATATGATATTATGATGAAACCAAGGGATTTAAAAAAGCACGGCATTATCATTGAATTTAAAATGATAGATGAGGAAAAAACCCCGGAGCATACCTTAAAAAAAGCAATGGAACAGATTGAAAAAAGAAAATACGCAGCAGAACTGGAAGCAGCAGGGGTAAAGGAAATTATTAAAATTGCCGTTGCATTTAAAGGCAAGGAACTTTGGCTTGAGCATAAAAGATAG
- a CDS encoding methyl-accepting chemotaxis protein, which translates to MKNSSGQTNQTSVKWGIKWKMVSIVMLLMIVFLFILTYLQISSQKNLLEAELSKRIEIMKEKLTAKGESIIASLSYQIEKDIAGYNLSGVTENIYGSVTENKELIYAVLVNTSNIVFVHTLKPDLAGTQLDSPSDQAGSAVSGLTVKEYKKDKDSFLKISSPVQISTEPWGVLHIFLSFEDLDREIENSRSKIDYQTNQMIKKAVFTSLLFLVIAFAVVLYFSTLFLRPLIYLTNSAHELSKGNFTRSIHINRKDEIGILAEAMHNMMINLSNIIEKNIITSEKLSSAALEQTASLQETSSLMEEMSSMTLMNAENATQADNFMKQTSQVVTSANKTMTLLAGSINEVSAASEETFNIIKTIDEIAFQTNLLALNAAVEAARAGETGAGFAVVADEVRNLAMRSAKAARNTADLIENTVKKIKEGSELANTADQGFKNVASNAAKVADLVSEISLASKEQKTRIEQINGSVARMNEVVQKNAARAEELSDSMSVFKI; encoded by the coding sequence ATGAAAAACAGCAGCGGGCAGACAAATCAAACTTCTGTCAAATGGGGTATAAAATGGAAAATGGTTAGTATTGTTATGCTGCTTATGATTGTTTTTCTGTTCATACTCACATACCTGCAAATTTCATCCCAGAAAAATCTGCTGGAAGCTGAACTATCCAAACGCATTGAAATAATGAAAGAAAAGCTTACTGCAAAAGGAGAAAGCATAATAGCAAGTCTTAGCTATCAAATTGAAAAAGATATTGCAGGATATAATCTTTCAGGGGTTACGGAAAATATTTATGGCAGTGTTACGGAAAATAAAGAATTAATATATGCTGTTCTTGTCAATACATCCAATATTGTTTTTGTCCATACACTAAAGCCTGACCTGGCAGGAACTCAATTAGACAGCCCCTCAGACCAGGCAGGTTCTGCAGTTTCAGGCTTAACTGTTAAGGAATATAAAAAAGATAAAGATTCTTTTCTTAAAATAAGCAGTCCTGTCCAGATAAGCACTGAACCCTGGGGAGTTCTCCATATATTTTTATCGTTTGAAGACCTGGATAGAGAGATTGAAAATTCCAGGTCTAAAATAGATTATCAAACAAACCAGATGATTAAAAAAGCTGTATTTACATCATTATTATTTCTGGTAATTGCTTTTGCAGTTGTTTTATATTTTTCAACCCTTTTTTTAAGACCTCTAATATATCTGACAAACTCCGCCCATGAGCTTTCCAAAGGAAATTTTACACGTTCAATTCATATTAACAGAAAAGATGAAATCGGCATCCTGGCAGAAGCTATGCACAATATGATGATAAATCTCAGCAATATTATTGAGAAAAACATTATAACCTCGGAAAAGCTTTCATCAGCAGCTTTGGAACAAACTGCTTCTTTACAGGAAACCTCCTCACTGATGGAGGAAATGTCTTCCATGACTCTTATGAATGCGGAAAATGCAACCCAGGCTGATAATTTTATGAAACAAACCAGCCAGGTTGTTACAAGTGCAAATAAAACCATGACCCTTCTGGCAGGCTCAATAAATGAGGTTTCTGCTGCCAGTGAAGAAACTTTTAATATTATAAAAACCATTGATGAAATTGCTTTTCAAACCAATCTCCTGGCTTTGAATGCAGCAGTGGAAGCAGCCAGGGCAGGAGAAACCGGAGCAGGTTTTGCAGTTGTAGCTGACGAGGTAAGAAATCTGGCAATGCGTTCAGCAAAAGCTGCCAGAAATACTGCTGACCTGATTGAAAATACGGTAAAAAAAATCAAGGAAGGTTCCGAGCTTGCAAATACTGCGGATCAGGGCTTTAAAAATGTTGCATCTAATGCAGCAAAGGTTGCAGACCTTGTAAGCGAAATCAGCCTGGCTTCAAAAGAACAGAAAACACGCATAGAACAAATAAACGGATCTGTTGCAAGAATGAATGAGGTTGTTCAGAAAAATGCAGCAAGGGCTGAAGAACTTTCTGATTCCATGTCTGTATTTAAAATTTAG